In the genome of Vulpes vulpes isolate BD-2025 unplaced genomic scaffold, VulVul3 u000000695, whole genome shotgun sequence, the window caaaaagaatgagatcttgccatttgcaatgatgtggatggaactggagagtattatgctgagcaaaataagcacatcagagaaagacaaataaatgctGTAGGATTTCACTcctgtgtggaatttaaggaacgaaacaggagcataggggaagggaaggaaaaataaaataagatgaaatcagagagggaaacaaatcataaaaggctcttaactctgggaaacaaactgagggtcgctgggggggtgttggggggaactgggtgatgggcattaaggagggcacgtgatgggatgagcactgcgtatTATATGCCACTGATGAGTCATGAAACTCTAACCCTGCTATGCACTACACAATgcactatatgctaactaaattgaatttaaattaaaaaaattttttttaaaaagaaaagaaatgcaaaatgcgACCAGCATAGCCCTCATCTCCACAGGAGTCTGGCTGGGTGTGAAGACCTCCAGGGTTTGGGCCTGGCTCCCCGGGGAGCACGATCACCCCTCATTGTAGAGGGAGGGGAATGGGCAGGTGGGAGACAGACTGTCCTGAGACTTgcccctcctgcttctcctgaGCTGTATGACCCTGGGTCAGTCACTTAACCTTCAGGTGAGTGGAGATGGTCAGGGTATCTTCCCCcgcccttttctttcttttttgtttaagattttatgtatttattcatgagatacacacagagagagaggcagagacacaggcagagggagaagcaggctccctgcagggaccccgatgtcggactcgattccagggctccgggatcatgccctgagccaaaggcagacgctcaactactgagccacccaggcgtcccggtcaGGGAATCTTCTTTAGAGGGGCATTCAGGGAAGCGATGCCCGGCATGCAGCAGGTGCACGGTACATGCTAGCTCCTTCTCTGGGCAGGACCTGGGTGGAGCCCTCCGCGGGCTCAGGCAGATGCAACCTGGGGACCAGCCTGGGTGCCTGCCCTGACCTTGCCCTTCTTGCCTCCACAGGTGACAAAGGGGACCGAGGCCTGCTGGGCACGCCGGGGAAgttgggcagggaggggccccgGGGGGAGCGCGGCCCACAGGGCGGCAAGGGCGCCAAGGGGCAggcgggcagccccggcggcccGTGCCAGACGCGCTTCTCGGCCTTCTCGGTGGGCCGCAAGACGGCTCTGCACAGCAGCGAGGGCTTCCAGCCGCTGCTCTTCGACACCGTCTTCGTGAACCCCGACGGGCACTTCGACCTGGCCGCCGGCCACTTCGTCGCCCCCCTGCGCGGCCTCTACTTCTTCAGCCTCAACGTCCACAGCTGGAACTTCAAGGAGACGTATGTCCATGTGATGCACAACGAGGAGGCGGCCGTCATCCTGTACGCGCAGCCCAGCGACCGCAGCATCATGCAGAGCCAGAGCGTGATGCTGGCGCTGGCGCCCGGGGACCGCGTCTGGGCGCGCCTCTTCAAGCGCGAGCGGGAGAACGCCGTCTACAGCGACGACGTGGACACCTACATCACCTTCAGCGGCCACCTCATCAAGCCCGAGGATGACTAGTGGCCCCCGCAGGGCGGCCCAGGCCCCGGGTTGGGGGTGTGTGGTCAGGGCCTCTGTTTGCACCTCTGGAaagggggcccagggcctggcactccACGTGgtcttctgcttctctccttccctccctcacctctctgTCCTCTCTTGAACATATTTTAAGAAGCTCTCTAACCTGAATATTCTAGAGTTTTCCCAGCCTCTTAGACCAGAACTTCTTGTGTTTGAATCCCttgcagattctgattctgattctggAGTGGGCCCGGGGTTCTGCACGTCCAGTCTGTTCCTGGGTGATGCTCATGCTGCTGGTCCCCACCTGAGTGACCAGATTTGAGAACTTCCACAACATTCTTATACTTTCTAAACATTCTGGAGTCCTCCCAACATTCTAGACTCTTCCCAACATCCTTCAGTTCTCTCTCATCCGTCCAGGACTCCCCCTCCCCTGTTCTCCTGCTCCTTCCACCTTCTCTGTCACTCTGTGCACCCCACCCGCGCAGCTgctgttcactcattcattcatcaaatgctCACCGAGCGCTcactctgtgtcaggctctgggaAAGCCAAGGTGACTCAGACACAGGCCCTGGCCTTGGTGAGCGCCCAGGCCGGCCAGGGTGGGGAGACACAGGATTGGGCAACCAGACCCAGATAAATGCATGGGGCTCTTATCACACAAGTCTGTGTCTGGGCCTTCAGGCACCGTGGCTCCTTGTTGCCCACAGCCCCCCAAGGTGGGATAGAGTCCCCTCGGTGGGTATTCTTACCCTTGCccattcctttccttcctgaCCAAATGCCCTTCATTAAAGCAAACCCCAGAGGAGCCTTGGTCAGGGCAAAGGTGCTATGAAGGGAGGATCCAGGGGCTTGGGGCAGTTGGGAGTAAAGAGGCCCTTGGGGAAGGGAGCCCAGACCCATAGCTCCCCACACACCTGGTACAGTAACGTGCAAGGACCCCATTCTCCTCACACATCCCCTTCCCTGTCCCGTTAGCCCCTCCCCGTCCAAGGCACCTGGGCCTCAGTTCTCCCAGGCTGCCAGCCACCATCAGATATTGGCGTTTGTCCCCCAGGTGCTGTCTGACCCTCCTTGGCCCCTCTCGCCAGCCCAACGTCCCTGGCTTCCCAGGCTTGGCTCAGGGGCTGAGGCCCCAGTTGGCAGCTCccaccagggagcccaatgctgccTTTACATGCCACCGGGTGATGGGCCAAGCTTTGGACCCCTCAGCAGGTCTAGGGAACTGAAGCAGGCACCATCTCAGGTCAGTTGGGGGGAACTTCCTCTGAACCGTGATGCCAAGACAGGCATGGGGAGAGACCAGGGCCCCCAATCAGGGATATAGGCTTTCTTGTCCTTTCTCCCTCTTGCAggctggggcagcctggtggtCTCTAGCCTTCCTCTCCCCAATCCCAGGCGGCCTGAACCTCTCTCCAGAGGGAGATGGCCTCCACCCGTTGGTGCTTATGCAGACTCCAGGGCAGAGGTGGCCCTGGCGGTGGTCTCTGGTGCTCACTCATAGCTGACAGATCCATGGCTAAGCGGCTGGGGGCTGGCAGCAGGACCTGACCAAGTGCCGTGAAGGCTGGTGCTACACAGCCACCCCTAGCCTGACTTCGCCCCTGCCCTGCTTGTCCAGAGCAATTAAAGTTTGTGTGTCTTTTTGGCAATTCAGGCTGTTTTTTCTGGTCGGCTCCCACGGCCCACCTTGGGAGTGCAGCCTGTCCTGGTTCTGCTGGGGCCCCGCTGCAAACCCCACACactcaagcctcagtttcctggtctgtgaaatggggatggaTGAAGGTGATCTACCTCATGGGGTGGCCATCAGGATCAGAAGAGAGGTTGCCTGCTGAGCACTGCGTTCATCCTTTGAGACGCACCTGctgggcacctactgtgtgctgggagCCCCACTAGGTGCGGAGGCTGCCAGGAGAACACAATCCATCACCTTGCCTTGGAGAACACCATGAAGTTTACGTCCGGGTGAATCACTTGCAAGTGCCCAGCACAATGGCCCCTACTGGGGAATGTGTCTCTTATTTTGTGTTTAATATTTACAAGAGAACTGTTGGCTATTCTCTGGAGGGAAACACACAACTTTGCTCTGCAGTGGACTGGCTTGACAgggtctgactttttttttttttaagtttttaaatttattttttcatgagacacacacacacacacacacacacacacagaggcagagacacaggcagaagcaggctccatgcagggagcccgacgcgggacccgatccccggtctccaggatcacaccctgggctgaaggctgtgctaaaccgctgagccacccagggatccccagggtcTGACTTTCTAAGCTAGCATGGTGGCTagtcacataaatatatttacatttgaagTGACCCCTGTGGGCCCTCCTGACACACTTAGGGGTGTGTGTGTCGAGGGAGCATCCTGCACCTCTGCGTATCACTATTGGTGTGCTGGAAGGCTTTCCGGGCACCCTGTGCAAGAGAAGCTATAACGAATGACCCTACCATGACCACCCCAGGACTCATCCCAGCCCAGTGGCCCGGCCCTGGCAGGGGAGACATAGTCTCCATTTCTCTGGAACCTATATGGTCATGGCAAGAGGCTTCCCCCTATACCTGAGCGCTCCTTACAGGTCAGGGGCTACTCAGGGGAGCGACCCCGCAGCATGCTTTTGGCCCAGGCTCTGTTCACACGTCATCGGCCTACCCCACACTCCCGCTCTGCCCCTGGGTGGAAAAGGTTGCCCCTGGTGCCAGGAGCCTTTTGTCCTGAATATCGTGACGAGAAGTGTTTTGCCGATCACTAAGGcagcaaagcttttttttaaaaaaaaattttggcagCAAAGCTTTTGAAACTTCCTGCCAAGCACCTGCAGGAGGATTGAAGTTTGTCCCTTGGAAGCTAAAGCCAAAGGTCCCAGGCATTTCCAGGCCACATTAGGTCAGGGCTCCCAGAACGCAGCTCCTCTGCTGTGTCAGCTGACCTGTGGCAGACGCTTCTATCCGTGGTTCAGAGCCTCTGATGTCCCCCGGGCCAGTTTTTGCACAGGAGCCCGGTTTCCGGGTTGGTGGCATAGCTTCAGTGGGTGGTAAGAGCCTCTGGGTCTTTGTGATGGGAATTCTTCCAGAAGGCTGTGTCTTGGTGGCTGCTGGGCAAGGACCCTGGAAAACTGGGGACCCCCAAGCCTGCGGCCAGGTCTGTGGTGACAAATGTCTCCCAGGAGATCTGTGATGCTTAGTCCTGGTGACTCCAGCGAGCCCCTGTCTCTACCTCTGCACACTGGGGGGCAATCCCTTTCagttacatattttgaaaatagtatttcCCTCTGAAATGTTAGCAaacaaggaaggggagagagaactGGGCCAGGAGGAGATGCAGTCCAGGAAATGGGAAGCAGCCTAGACTGGGAGCCAGGGGACCTCGCCTCCGCTTTGCCATTGTTTGGTCTGGGGTTGtggagggtgggatgggggtggtgggatgggggtgggatgcAGGGAACATGGAGGGGGAAGGGTGACCAGACTGAGCTGGTGCAGGCAGCTGAGCCTGGCTGTGTCCCTGGAACCCTGCTATCTGGGTGGGTGGGCTGGATCCATCCCGTGGGCTCAGGTAGGGTCTATCTGGGAGTCCTCAGCCTTCCCAGGAAGAGGATCTACACAGAAGATCCTTTCCTCTGTTGCAGGGAGTatgggggagaaagaggagagttCTAGAGAGGGTCATCTAGGGAAGCTTCATAGTGGAGGGGACATTTGAGCAGGGCCTGGGAGGACGAATAGAGTTCCAAAGACACATGATATGGGGGAAAGGGACAGCAGGATGaaaggggtggaggtgggacaGTGCAGCCTATGTTCTGGGCAGTGAGAGAGGCCAGTATGCTAGGTGCATATTTGGGAAGGtggcagagacagagcagggTGGGATTCCAGGCTGGACAGGTAGGGAGGGACCATAAAAGCCCTCCAATGTCTGGCTAAGTCGGGACTTGACGTCCTAGATGCTGGGGGGCTGCTGGAGGGTTCTGAGCAGTGTGGCCACTGGTTAGAGCTAACCTAAGAGGGAAACTGCTCTGGCATTCAGGTGGAGCATGGATTGCACAGGGTTTAaagcagaggggcaggaggagggcagcagggggcagggtggggggagctgggcATCCATCTTGAGCAAAGGGTCTCCCAGGCTCTGCTGCTCCTaccagacttttctttctttcttttttttatttttaaagatgtatttatttattcatgagggacacaagatcgagagacagaggcacaggcagagggagaagcaggctccatgcagggagcccgatgtgggacttaatcccagtaccctgggatcacaccctatgctgaaggcagacgctcaaccactgagccacccaggtgtccccctaccAGACTTTTCTATGACAGTGATAAGAGAGCAGGCCTGGGTGCCAGGAGGTGGGCCGTGGGGCCAGCTCTGCCCTGGGGAGTCCCTGAGTGACCCAAGGACTGGAGGGTGGCTGGGGAACTTGTCTGGCCTCTCTCGAACCCCTCATTGCCCTTTCTGTCACCTTGGATTCGAAGTCCCTCTTCTCTTGCCCCACGGAGGCCTCTGGGGTTATCCAAGGCTATATGGAGTGACTATTTTCAGAACCCTGGATCAGGACCCATGGGCTAATTAATGATGGAGGAGAATGTGAAATTAGTGCTGATTGTCCCAGAAAATATAACGTGCCAAGTGACAGGGCTAAGGCAATTTCAGAGAAAAGGCActtgggggggctcagcggttgagcatctgccttaggctcagggtgtgatcctggggtcctaggattgagtcccacatcaggatccctgcagggagcctgcttctccctctgcctgtgtctctcatgaataaatgaataaataaataaaatcttaaaacaaaaatttcagaaaagcaCTAAGTATTCAAATGCCAGGGGGTGTGGGCTTTGAGCCTGGCCGGGGCCTTCTGATCCTGGGTCTGGATTTCTGGCTCAGAGCAGACACTTATTTTCCTATACGTGTGAGCTGGGCTTGTCACCTCGTCCCGCTGAGTGtcagttttatttcaaatgaGGACAGAACGTGATGGTGTTTTGTGCACGGCGgtgctggcacagagcaggtgctccaAGGGCGTTTGTGGGATGAATGACTTCCACTGAGCAGGAGCGGAGAGGAGCCGCGGGAGGCCAGAACCCGAGTCCTTGGCCGGGTGAAATCCTGCCGCTCCCTCTGCCGTTCCCTCCGCCTCCTGCCAGCCCGCGGGCGCCCGGAGCCCAGTAGCTTCACTCTGCCACGTGTACATCTGGAAAAAGGGAAACCGGGCAGAAACTCGACACGACCAGAAACAGATGTCAAGAACATTATGGGTGGGGCCCCGAAAGGGGAGCGCTGGGGCCAGCGGGTGCTGCGGGagccagagaggaaggagggatttCCAGGACAGGAGTCAAGAGTGCACGGCTTAGCCGGTGCCTGGGAGCAGCTGGTCGGTGCTCCCGGAGGAAGGGAGGCTGGGGACACTGGGGGGCAGGCGGTGGGGTAGGGggccaggaccaggccctggggcggggagtggggtgggggccagAACCAGGCCCTAGGATGGGGGTGCAGAACcaggctctggggtggggggtggggtaggggggccagaaccaggctggggagcagagggtggggcggggggccagAACCAggccttggggtggggtgggggccagaaccaggccctggggtggggggcgtgggggCCAGAACCAGGCCCAGGGCCGAGCAGGGTCAGGCTGGCGTGTGAAGTCACTGCCTGGAGGTGGTGGTGTGGGTGGGAGGAAGTACTAAGTGAGATCTGGGCACCAGAGGAAACGGGACCCACTGCAGGGCAGCAGCGGAGTGAGAGTGAGGGTGTGAGGCTGTGGGTGGCCGACTTGGTCCTGGCTGACTGCTACTCACCACTGGGGGGAATGAACTGATGCCACAAACCCAGATATATGCGAACCAGAACTTGCTTTATTTCCTCACCACGTAACTCAATTTCTATCAGGCACTTCCATTCTGCTGAAGTCGAAGAAACATGCCTTTGGCCAGCCAGGGCCCCCCTGTCACCTCATGTCCCAGGGGGCCACCCCGGCAGCGGGGAGAGGTCAGCAGGCACTGCAGCCACATGACATCTTCCGAGTTGAGTTCATGGATGTGCCCTCTGCTCTGGGCTCCTGTCTCCCCACATTCCTGCTGAATCATGCTCAGAGCCCCCGGGGTCCTCACTCCCCTTGGACGTCCAGGTGCGCCCTGCACAGGTGCTTTCCTTGCAAATTCTAGGTCCCTCGGAGGGCTGTCTGAGCCCAGCCCCTCTGCCCAAACACACCGCGTGACCATTTCTTCCCTGGGTTCACAGCCACCTCCCGGGGttgggctgggagggagggatggcACCTCTGAATCTCGGATGCCCCACACTTGCTGGGGATCTTCTCTGTGTGCCGCTCCCAGGATTGGCTGGAGAGGAGGGGTAGGGTCCCCTTCACCCAGAACCCCAAGACTGAAGCACTCCTTGCTTCCTCTCTGCCCGCCTCCCCGACTTCCCACCTTCCCCTCTCCCAGGGGTATCCTGGGtactgggggagggggacagtgTACGGACCCAGTGCCTCCTCTCCAAAGCCCTTGGACTGGGCAGACAGGCTCTGTCCTCCTGTTTGCTGAGCATCCCTTCTGTATCTGTTAGGGTGCTTTTGGGTGCAAGGAATGCTTATTGAACATAAagcatcaaaaaggaaaaataaccctAAATCCCAAGATAGCGCAACTCCAGGGCTGGTTAACTCAGCATCACTGAGCACTGTGGTTTGTCCCATAATTCCACTCGTCACCGTTAGTGCCACAGCTCTGTTCCTGGGCCAGCTTCCCTTGGGCCACAGGCACAAGATGATGGCCACAAGACTGCTGTTCCAGGGGGGTGTCACCCCGGGTTGGGCGGGTGAAAGAAGAATCAGAGTCTTTCCTCTGCAGACCCTCCCTACTTCCCATTGGCCACAGCCAGTCACATAACCACACCTCACCCAACCTCTGGTAAGAGAGGACTGTGGCACGCAAGATTTACCCTTGAACCCTGAGGGTCTGGGCTGAACCCCCAAGCAGGATCGTGGCTCTCTGGCCACGTTACCAGATGTGTGCACCTGACTCAGCCAGGGTGACTTGTTCTAGGGACCCTTCCCAGACTTGGGGGGACAGCCTTGGAACCCTGAGTGTCCCCTGGTTACAGCCCTGCCTATTGGCCTGGGCGCTGATGTCACCCTGGCCCGGAGCTCTCCCCAACCCTCCCAGGCAGAGATGAGCTTCCCTGAGCACAACCGGGGCTGCTGGGGACATTGCCTGGGCCCAAACCTAACCTGGACATGAGGGCACTCAACCGACcactctgtgcctcggtttcctcccCCAGAAAATGGGACGATGATAACGACATCCACCCCAGAGAGCGGTGTGAGGATGTAAGGCGTGAAGTGTGTGTAGAAGCCTGGCCCACAGTAGGCTCACTGAGGTGTTCATAGATAATGAGGTAAACACGGGGCCAAACTCTGTTTATAGGAGAAGAAACCGTCAGGTGCTGAGACTGGATAAATGCCTCCAGGTGCCAGGTGTGCGTTCCTTCAGCGATTACGGAGCGGCCACTGAGTCCAGGCTTTGCATCCGGCTAGGCTCAGGGGGTGCAGCGGGCTTGTGATAGGAGAGGACTCCTTGCAGGCGTCTAGGAGGAGCCCAGGCCCTAGAACCCCGACAGGCACGACCAGTGGGGTGCTGGAGCCCGCTGCACCCGCTGCTGAGGTTCGACCCTGTGCATCTGTTCCCAGTTCTGAGGTCAGGGGTGTCACGATGTCAATTGGAAATTGGCCTCAGTGGTGGTTCTTTTGCTATAGAAATTGGCAAatgttagttttaatttttataaaacaaagccttcattaaaaaatgcagctgccttggagtgcctgggtggctcgatcgcttaggcatcagactcttggtttcggctcaggtcatgattccgggtcctgggatggagccccgtgttgggctccgtgctcagtggggtggggagcatgtctgcttgggattatctctctctctctctctctctgccccccccccccaacttgcACTCgccctcatgctctcttgctctctaaaataaataaataaaatcttttctaaaaaatgcaGCTGCCTGGAAAGCATGTTCCCCAGTGAGGTGTGATCTCACTCACACCTATTCTTCGAATAAGGCTGGAAGGGTGTGGGCACGGCAGATGGGATGGGGCCACATGAAGGAGGCTGCCCAGGTGTTGCTGCCCGG includes:
- the C1QTNF6 gene encoding complement C1q tumor necrosis factor-related protein 6 is translated as MGIATLGLLCVVLLLPLLVFGVPTEEPSSREAVASGPHGYCQRCCDSESEDPLAPADAADVSSASPPGLPYVLPEVRPYINITILKGDKGDRGLLGTPGKLGREGPRGERGPQGGKGAKGQAGSPGGPCQTRFSAFSVGRKTALHSSEGFQPLLFDTVFVNPDGHFDLAAGHFVAPLRGLYFFSLNVHSWNFKETYVHVMHNEEAAVILYAQPSDRSIMQSQSVMLALAPGDRVWARLFKRERENAVYSDDVDTYITFSGHLIKPEDD